Below is a window of Methylosinus sp. PW1 DNA.
GGTGCGCGGACGATCCTGAAGGCTGATGCTCGCCGGCGTGGTCGAGCTGCCCGGCGACCAGGCGGTCACGTAGCGCGTATCGAAGATATTCTTGGTCCAAAGCGAGAGGCTGTAGCTCTCGTCGTCGGCGCGAAGGCCGACACCGGCGTCCACCAGCGAATAGGCCGCCTGCCAATATTGCAGCACGGAGCGCGGATCGGTGAGCTGCGTTTTGTCCTGCCAGGAGACGTTGACATAGCCGAAAGCAGAGACCGGCTGCCTGGCCCATTCCGCGTCCACGCCCTGAAACACTGCGCCGAGCGGATGCCGATAATCGGCGCCGATGTTGAACGCCCATTTCGGAAGCCCCGTCCAACGCGTGTTCGACAATGACAAGGTCAAAGGCGCGGACAAAAATCCCGCGGGCGCATTGGCGGGCCTGGACCAAGTCCAATCCGCCGGCGGCGCGGCCTGATCGTAGTCGAGATAGCGCGCCTCCGTATAGGCGCCGCTGGCGCTGAGCCACAATCCTTCGAGCGCATTCCAACGTCCGCTGAACTCGGCGCCGCGCAGCCGCACATGCGGCACATTGCCGAGATAGGTGAAGCGGATCGGCTGGCCGGTCGCGTCGGTCAGGCTCGTGTCGGTGAAATTGGCCTGAAAGTCGAAAATATCGGTCCAATAGAAATTGACGTTGGCGAAGACGGCGCCGTCGAGCCAATTGGTCTTGAGGCCGAGCTCATAGTCCCAGGACACCTCGTTGCGCGTGACGATAGGCTGCCAGCCTTTGAAATCCGAGCCGGAAAGCAGCGGCCGCGCCGCCGTGTTGACCGCGCCGGCCTTCTCGCCACGGCCGACGAGCCCATAGGCGAGAATATTCTCCGTCACCTTATATTGCGGGTTGAGCACGCCGGTGATCGCGTTGTTGCTCTTCTCGACTCCGCCCGTGTCGAATATTCCGGCGCCGCCTGCCTGGCGCACCGCATTATAGACCTGAACGGCGGAGAAGCCGCCGCGCATCCCGGCGATCCAGGCGAAGTTCGAGCCGCCCTTCACCTCATAGCTGTCGCGCAGGCCAAAGGTCAGAGCGAGACGCTCGTCGAAATGATAGGTCGCCTGTCCAAAGGCCGCGCCCTGAAATGTGATCGACTTGCCGTCGGTCTGCTGTGACGCGCCCGCGATCAGCCCCGGATTGAGATTGATGTTGGCGCCGAACCATTGCGCCGCTTGGCTTCCATATTCCGTATGCGGCCCGGACCAGATCTTCTCGTAGAAGCCGAAGAGGCCGACAGTCCATTCGAGCTGCTTGTCCTTGGCCGAGGCGACGCGCAGCTCTTGCGAATATTGATCGACATAAGTGTCGAAGGCGTTGCCGTCGATCTCGATCAGCTGATTGCCGAGCGGATTGTGCGTATGCACGACATTCTCGCCCCATGCGGTGATCGACGTCAGCGTGTGCTCGCCGAGCTGCCAATTCAATTCGTTCGACACATTCATGATGCGCAGCGACGTCTTACCCTGCCGCGTCTGATAGAATGTATAGGGATCGGCCGTGAGCATGACGCGCCCGAGTCGCGAGAACAGCGTTTGCGCATAGGTGCGGCCGAGCGTTCCATTGGCGAAGATCGGCACGGAATCGCCGATGACGCTCACCGTGTTCGGATTGGCGAATTGATATTCATTGTAGCTCGATCGGTTGAAGATCAGCCGATCGGTGAACGCGTCCCCCACGAAGAGCAATTGGCCGCGCACGCCCCAGCGATCATTGTCGTAATATTTCGCTCCAGAGACGGCGTCGCCAATCCAGCCGTCACCCTGGTCGAAATAGAAGGACACTCGATAAGCGAGCTTGTCGTCGACGATCGGCCCGGTCGCCGTCACCTTCTCGATGACGCGATTGTAATTCGCATAGCTCGTGTCGATGGTCGCGGAGCGCGTGAAGGATGGCAAATTGGTTCGGATGACGACATTGCCGACTGTCGTGTTCTTGCCAAAGGCGGTTCCTTGAGGGCCGAGTCCCAGTTCGAAGGATTCTACGTCGATATATTCCGCGCCCTGGAATGAGCCGTGCTTGTAGAACACGCCGTCGACGATGAAGCCCGTGTCCGATTCATAGCCGTCGCCGCCGCCCGCTCCGCGGCCCACGCCGCGTATCGCCGAATTCGGCGAACGATTGGGGCTGCCGCCGCTGTTCTCGCGATAATTCGGGACGCGTCTCGCAAAATCGGACAATTGCTCCAGCCGCTGCGTCTCAGCTTCGCGGGAAGGGATCACGACGACCGGGCGCGGCCGCTCCTGAGCTTTCTCCTCGCTCCTGGTTTCCGCGCCGACGGTCACATCCGCGATGGCGGCCTCCTGCGCCGCTGCATCCGCGACTATATGCGGCCAGAGAACCGCCCCGGCCGCGACGGTCGCTGCTAACGAGGCGCCCGACAATAAAGCTTGCGTGAACCGAACGAACCCAGCCACAGCCCCCTCCACAATAACACTAACATACTAGATTAATATGATTAAATTTTTAGAGACGCAATCTCCGCCGAAGCGCGCCGACAATATGCCCTTTGAATAATGACGAACCTATAAGCAAGCGCTCTAGGCTCACCGGCCGCGCCGCCGATAAGCATATAATTTTTATAGACTGATGCGCAGGCCCACTCCTCCCCTCCGCCCCTTCGACCAGGGCTCCGAGGCTGCGACGCCGCGGCGCGCAGCGATGATTTCGTCCGCGACCGCCCTTGGTGTACAAGGCGCAGGAAACGGAGACGCAGCACATGGCCGAGACATTGGCGGGAAGCCCCACGATCGACACGCAAATTCTCGTCGCCGGGGCCGGCTCCACGGGCATAGCCGCCGCCCTCGCCTTCGCCAACGCCGGCTGGCGGGTGACGCTCGCCGGGCGCTTCCCTCCGCCTCTGCCCGGCCGCACCATCGCGCTGTTCGAGGCCTCGGTGCGCTTTCTCGATTCGATCGGCGTGCTGGAGAAGGTTCGCGCCGCCGCCTGCCCGATCGAGACGATCCAAATGATCGACGACACGGACCAGCTTCTCCCCGTGCCCGATCTCGTGATGCGCTCGGAGGAGATCGATCTTCCCGCCTTCGGGCTCAATGTCTCCAATGACGAGCTGACCGCCATTCTGCTCGAGCACGCCCGCGCGGCCGGGAGCTTCGAGATCATCGAGACCGACATCGCCGACTATGAG
It encodes the following:
- a CDS encoding TonB-dependent receptor; translation: MAGFVRFTQALLSGASLAATVAAGAVLWPHIVADAAAQEAAIADVTVGAETRSEEKAQERPRPVVVIPSREAETQRLEQLSDFARRVPNYRENSGGSPNRSPNSAIRGVGRGAGGGDGYESDTGFIVDGVFYKHGSFQGAEYIDVESFELGLGPQGTAFGKNTTVGNVVIRTNLPSFTRSATIDTSYANYNRVIEKVTATGPIVDDKLAYRVSFYFDQGDGWIGDAVSGAKYYDNDRWGVRGQLLFVGDAFTDRLIFNRSSYNEYQFANPNTVSVIGDSVPIFANGTLGRTYAQTLFSRLGRVMLTADPYTFYQTRQGKTSLRIMNVSNELNWQLGEHTLTSITAWGENVVHTHNPLGNQLIEIDGNAFDTYVDQYSQELRVASAKDKQLEWTVGLFGFYEKIWSGPHTEYGSQAAQWFGANINLNPGLIAGASQQTDGKSITFQGAAFGQATYHFDERLALTFGLRDSYEVKGGSNFAWIAGMRGGFSAVQVYNAVRQAGGAGIFDTGGVEKSNNAITGVLNPQYKVTENILAYGLVGRGEKAGAVNTAARPLLSGSDFKGWQPIVTRNEVSWDYELGLKTNWLDGAVFANVNFYWTDIFDFQANFTDTSLTDATGQPIRFTYLGNVPHVRLRGAEFSGRWNALEGLWLSASGAYTEARYLDYDQAAPPADWTWSRPANAPAGFLSAPLTLSLSNTRWTGLPKWAFNIGADYRHPLGAVFQGVDAEWARQPVSAFGYVNVSWQDKTQLTDPRSVLQYWQAAYSLVDAGVGLRADDESYSLSLWTKNIFDTRYVTAWSPGSSTTPASISLQDRPRTFGASLRVKLY